A genome region from Vicinamibacterales bacterium includes the following:
- the moaC gene encoding cyclic pyranopterin monophosphate synthase MoaC — translation MSKGKPPETAPSPSRQLSHVDSRGRVNMVDVGAKDVTNRQAVAQGSIAIGSTALEAIRAGNVAKGDPLQAARLAGIMAAKRTSDLIPLCHPLPLSHVDVQLEPTAGGYEITATVRTEARTGVEMEALMAVTSAALTVYDMVKAIDREMVIGEIRLIEKTGGRSGSYRRSE, via the coding sequence GTGTCTAAAGGTAAGCCGCCAGAGACCGCTCCAAGTCCAAGTCGACAATTGTCTCACGTGGACAGTCGTGGACGAGTGAACATGGTTGATGTTGGTGCGAAGGACGTCACCAACCGCCAAGCGGTCGCGCAAGGATCAATTGCGATCGGTTCAACGGCACTAGAAGCAATCCGCGCTGGTAACGTCGCCAAAGGTGATCCGCTACAGGCTGCACGGTTAGCTGGCATCATGGCTGCTAAACGGACATCGGATTTAATTCCACTCTGCCATCCCTTGCCGCTATCTCACGTCGATGTACAACTCGAACCGACTGCAGGTGGCTACGAAATCACAGCCACAGTTCGCACCGAGGCGCGTACGGGTGTCGAAATGGAGGCTTTGATGGCAGTAACTTCAGCAGCGCTGACTGTCTACGATATGGTCAAGGCAATCGATCGCGAGATGGTCATCGGTGAAATTCGTTTAATCGAGAAGACTGGTGGACGTTCGGGTTCCTATCGGCGATCAGAATGA
- a CDS encoding redox-sensing transcriptional repressor Rex, giving the protein MSTQISEATTNRLSVYLRCLNKLDAEDIRTVSSKVLADRFDLNAPQIRKDLAHFGELGVRGVGYYVKDLKRQLRQILGLDLHLKVAIMGAGNLGLALADYSGFRLEGFKIVALFDNLHEKIGQQSRGGVPIYDIEDLRRIALREQIVIAVIAVPFSSAQGVVNKVVAAGIKAILNFSPEALRAPDEVKLKNVDLTVSLESLSFYLARGKGGDSV; this is encoded by the coding sequence ATGTCGACTCAGATCTCAGAAGCTACGACGAATCGCTTATCGGTCTATTTACGATGTCTGAATAAGCTAGATGCGGAAGACATACGGACCGTGTCGTCGAAGGTGCTCGCTGATCGGTTCGATTTGAACGCACCGCAAATTAGGAAAGATCTCGCGCATTTCGGTGAACTGGGGGTGCGGGGGGTCGGCTACTACGTGAAGGATTTGAAGCGGCAACTCCGCCAGATTCTAGGCCTCGATCTCCACCTGAAGGTTGCCATTATGGGTGCTGGCAATCTTGGACTCGCGCTAGCCGACTATTCGGGATTCAGGCTGGAGGGTTTCAAAATTGTAGCGCTCTTTGACAATCTTCACGAGAAGATTGGCCAGCAGTCGCGGGGGGGAGTACCAATTTATGATATCGAAGACCTCCGAAGAATTGCTCTGCGGGAGCAGATTGTCATCGCAGTGATTGCGGTGCCTTTTAGTTCGGCTCAGGGGGTGGTTAATAAGGTTGTGGCGGCCGGAATCAAAGCAATTTTGAATTTCTCGCCGGAAGCCTTACGCGCACCAGACGAAGTGAAGTTGAAGAATGTTGACCTGACAGTGTCATTGGAGAGCCTATCGTTTTATTTGGCGCGGGGGAAGGGTGGCGACAGTGTCTAA
- a CDS encoding lysophospholipid acyltransferase family protein, giving the protein MAWFIAWVRSIATYAIVGLYVIFVGPLVLVIALTTRQRSVLYWSGYVGVRLALALTGIRIRVEGLQYVRSDRPTVYFANHASNVEPPILFVLFRALFPRLYIFYKAGLRKTPVLGIGFDIIGFVGIHRGDREKSAAAITQAATKLRNGGSFVIFPEGTRSRTNELLPFKKGGFVLALEAQAQVVPVAILGSRAAMKRGSALVYPATVSVRFGAPIVTIGRDYSHRNELIREVRTEIERLRALGPVC; this is encoded by the coding sequence ATGGCGTGGTTTATTGCCTGGGTCCGGTCGATTGCTACTTACGCCATAGTGGGTCTATACGTTATTTTTGTTGGTCCTCTTGTATTGGTAATAGCGCTAACGACCCGCCAGCGCAGTGTGCTTTATTGGTCTGGTTATGTCGGGGTTCGTTTAGCCTTAGCACTCACTGGGATCCGAATTCGAGTTGAGGGACTTCAGTATGTACGCTCAGATCGGCCAACCGTCTACTTTGCAAACCATGCAAGTAACGTCGAACCCCCGATTCTATTTGTGTTGTTTCGAGCTCTTTTTCCAAGGCTCTACATCTTCTACAAAGCCGGACTCCGTAAGACGCCAGTGCTAGGAATTGGCTTCGACATAATTGGCTTTGTAGGCATTCATCGAGGGGACCGTGAGAAAAGTGCCGCAGCGATTACTCAAGCGGCGACGAAGTTGCGAAACGGTGGATCGTTCGTGATTTTTCCAGAAGGTACCCGTAGTCGGACAAATGAGCTCCTGCCGTTTAAGAAGGGAGGATTTGTTCTGGCTTTGGAGGCCCAGGCCCAAGTTGTCCCAGTGGCGATTTTGGGTAGTCGTGCGGCGATGAAGCGTGGAAGTGCTTTGGTTTACCCAGCAACTGTTAGCGTTCGATTCGGAGCACCTATAGTTACGATAGGGCGAGATTATTCCCACCGCAATGAACTTATCCGAGAGGTTCGTACTGAAATAGAGCGGCTGCGGGCACTTGGTCCGGTGTGTTAG
- a CDS encoding CarD family transcriptional regulator, which yields MHSGKKSKLGGDVAFDVGDKVIYPNHGLGVVEAIEDKTIMGTTCGFYQLRMVSSDTTVLVPVGNIESVGLRRAVSDDEIDRLYRRLANGKIDNHQNWKGRFKDNSDKMRSGSIEDAIEVLKNLTFLSKSKSLSFREKRMLDKAKFFVVSEIAEVSNEPVKSVDERVDKSLERCFASKARAAAAAASRAKKTTKTAKASTRSSSRRTSRAVRAS from the coding sequence ATGCACTCGGGGAAGAAATCTAAGCTTGGGGGAGATGTGGCATTTGATGTTGGAGATAAGGTCATTTACCCAAATCACGGACTAGGTGTAGTTGAGGCTATCGAAGATAAAACAATTATGGGAACCACCTGTGGCTTTTATCAACTGCGGATGGTCTCAAGCGACACGACAGTTCTGGTGCCGGTCGGTAACATTGAGAGCGTTGGGCTCCGACGAGCCGTCTCCGACGATGAGATTGACCGTCTCTACAGGCGGTTGGCAAACGGTAAGATCGATAACCATCAGAATTGGAAAGGCCGCTTCAAGGACAACTCTGACAAGATGCGGAGCGGTTCGATCGAAGATGCAATAGAAGTACTGAAGAACTTAACTTTTCTAAGTAAGTCGAAGAGCCTTTCTTTCCGCGAGAAGCGGATGCTGGATAAAGCGAAATTCTTCGTAGTTTCGGAGATTGCAGAAGTCTCAAATGAACCGGTGAAGAGCGTAGATGAACGTGTGGATAAGTCTCTTGAGCGCTGCTTTGCGAGTAAGGCTCGAGCGGCGGCAGCTGCGGCCTCGCGAGCCAAGAAGACTACCAAGACTGCTAAGGCCTCGACACGGTCGAGTAGTCGCCGAACCTCAAGGGCGGTCCGTGCTTCTTAG
- a CDS encoding class I SAM-dependent methyltransferase yields the protein MIMRSTHQNLTAWPLRALTLAVFFNLVPMLLTTSIASQDTPLIGSSDLLSASKKATTTQDGQSLAPYVPTPREVVDRMLQLAEVTPDDVVYDLGSGDGRIPISAARDYGARGVGVDIDPERIAEANANARREGVADRVTFILGDALATDVSEASVVTLYLLSSSNMKLRPILTSQLSAGARIVSHAFNMGDWQPDAVESFNDSRGNPRTIYLWKFDGEHRP from the coding sequence ATGATTATGAGGTCGACTCATCAGAACCTGACTGCTTGGCCCTTAAGAGCACTTACCTTGGCAGTATTTTTCAACCTGGTCCCGATGCTACTCACAACATCAATAGCTAGCCAGGACACACCGTTGATCGGCTCCAGCGACCTTTTATCGGCATCAAAGAAAGCCACAACCACTCAGGACGGCCAGAGTCTAGCCCCTTATGTACCGACCCCTCGGGAGGTCGTCGATAGGATGCTCCAGCTTGCTGAAGTAACCCCTGATGACGTCGTCTACGATCTGGGTAGTGGTGACGGCCGTATCCCTATCTCAGCTGCGCGGGACTATGGAGCCCGCGGCGTCGGCGTCGATATCGATCCTGAACGCATCGCCGAAGCCAACGCCAACGCACGACGGGAAGGTGTGGCTGACCGAGTGACGTTTATCCTCGGCGACGCTTTGGCCACTGACGTTTCCGAGGCAAGCGTCGTGACACTCTACTTACTTTCCTCATCAAACATGAAACTTCGACCGATCTTGACAAGCCAACTTTCCGCCGGCGCCAGGATTGTGTCACACGCCTTCAACATGGGCGATTGGCAGCCAGATGCAGTCGAATCCTTCAATGATTCTCGGGGAAACCCTCGAACTATTTATCTGTGGAAATTTGACGGCGAGCATCGTCCTTAA
- a CDS encoding sulfurtransferase, which translates to MPINHPLIVSTDLLAEHLDNPLWTIIDCRFDLTNTEEGKESYLAAHIPGASYAHLDKDLSGPTTGHNGRHPLPDRKAMSLAFGRFGISSEHQVVAYDQSTSMFASRLWWMLRYAGHERAAVLDGGWAKWQQEGLPAHSGMELRKPTAFVPNWRPDLLLDAKAVLKSLVESRLTLLDARSAQRFVGSAETLDPIGGHIPGALNYPCQTNLHENGTFHDSSELRRRFKALLGSTPPEEIVSYCGSGVTACHNLLALARAGLDGGKLYPGSWSEWCSDPSRPVERSST; encoded by the coding sequence ATGCCAATTAACCACCCTCTGATCGTTTCGACCGATCTTCTAGCCGAGCATCTTGACAACCCACTATGGACGATTATCGACTGTCGTTTTGATTTGACCAACACTGAGGAGGGCAAGGAATCCTATCTGGCTGCTCACATTCCGGGGGCAAGCTATGCACATTTAGACAAGGACCTATCAGGACCAACGACAGGTCACAACGGTCGACACCCGCTACCCGACCGAAAGGCAATGAGCCTCGCCTTCGGGAGATTTGGAATCTCGTCAGAGCACCAAGTGGTGGCTTACGACCAAAGCACCAGTATGTTCGCAAGCCGCCTCTGGTGGATGTTGCGTTACGCTGGTCACGAGCGTGCCGCCGTACTCGATGGGGGCTGGGCAAAATGGCAACAGGAGGGGCTCCCAGCCCATTCTGGGATGGAATTGAGAAAACCAACGGCTTTTGTTCCCAACTGGCGCCCTGACCTCTTACTCGACGCAAAAGCCGTACTTAAAAGCCTAGTGGAATCTAGATTGACACTCCTCGATGCGCGAAGTGCCCAGCGATTTGTCGGCTCGGCCGAAACCCTTGACCCAATTGGAGGTCACATTCCAGGCGCCCTGAACTATCCGTGCCAGACAAACCTTCACGAAAACGGCACGTTTCACGATTCCTCTGAGCTCAGACGGCGTTTCAAGGCTTTACTGGGGTCAACACCACCAGAAGAGATCGTGTCCTACTGCGGGTCCGGCGTCACAGCCTGCCATAATCTACTAGCACTCGCTCGCGCCGGGCTTGACGGTGGAAAGCTTTACCCCGGCTCGTGGAGCGAGTGGTGCAGTGACCCATCGAGACCCGTGGAGCGTTCTTCCACCTAG
- a CDS encoding TRAP transporter large permease subunit, giving the protein MQLSRRPSFHFRLENAVAIAILVAMTVLPLIEIYSRIRFGQGISGSIVVVQNFTLWITVLGAVLASRSERLLALSTQHFLPVHTQRFVKIFTSAIAVAVTSTLVVASIEFVRIERDFGDVISWDFPFWLVVSVLPVGFGAITGRLIWHAASDWQGRAVTSLGLLIPFLFTLMSGMETVGIVLPATLVIILSTALGMPIFAGIGGAALVLFWGDGTPLTAVPNETYRLTNSPMLPAIPLFALAGYLLAEGSAGQRLTRLFTACVGWMPGGLAIVATLVLAFFTPLTGASGITILSMGGLLLPVLVRAKYPEQTSLGLVTVSGSIGLLWFPSLPVFLYAFYANLDYAKLFVGGLLPGVLLVLVVAGWAASQGWLRGVTRTPFVLREAMAAIWEAKWELLLPVVVLVGIGYGYTTLVEAAALTVLYTFVVECFIQRGLSVRRDLPRIFVECATLVGGFMIILSVALGFTNFLVIAQIPMMALEWVQTHIESPMLFLLALNGFLLLVGALIDIYSAIVIVVPLIAPIAVAYGIDPVHLAIIFLANLELGYLTPPMGANLFLSSYRFDKPLTTVYRSALPYMFLLLVTVLFITYVPALTLWLVGVVFGSG; this is encoded by the coding sequence ATGCAGCTGTCCAGACGGCCATCTTTCCACTTTCGCCTTGAGAATGCGGTTGCCATCGCCATCTTAGTGGCGATGACTGTGCTGCCGCTGATAGAAATTTATAGCCGCATCAGATTTGGCCAAGGTATTTCAGGCTCGATTGTTGTTGTTCAGAATTTTACGCTCTGGATCACGGTGCTTGGCGCCGTGTTAGCGTCGCGGAGCGAGCGGCTGCTCGCGCTGTCTACGCAACATTTCTTACCCGTTCATACACAGAGGTTCGTAAAGATTTTTACCTCGGCGATAGCTGTTGCTGTGACGTCGACACTCGTTGTGGCCAGCATTGAGTTTGTGAGAATTGAACGGGACTTTGGAGATGTGATCTCCTGGGATTTCCCCTTCTGGCTCGTGGTATCGGTCCTGCCCGTTGGCTTTGGCGCCATTACCGGGCGCTTAATCTGGCATGCGGCGTCGGACTGGCAGGGAAGGGCGGTTACGTCGCTCGGTCTACTGATTCCGTTCCTTTTTACCTTGATGTCCGGTATGGAGACCGTTGGCATTGTGCTACCGGCGACTCTTGTCATCATCCTTTCCACTGCGCTCGGGATGCCGATCTTTGCCGGGATTGGTGGTGCCGCGTTGGTCCTTTTCTGGGGTGACGGCACGCCGCTCACTGCCGTGCCCAACGAGACCTACCGACTTACCAACTCACCGATGTTACCGGCGATCCCACTGTTTGCTTTAGCAGGTTACTTGTTAGCTGAAGGGAGCGCGGGTCAACGCCTGACCCGTCTCTTCACCGCGTGTGTCGGATGGATGCCGGGTGGCCTAGCGATAGTCGCCACTCTCGTGCTTGCCTTCTTTACGCCGCTTACCGGCGCGTCTGGTATCACGATTCTCTCGATGGGTGGGTTGTTGCTACCTGTGCTAGTCCGCGCAAAATATCCAGAACAAACATCCCTTGGTCTAGTGACGGTTTCAGGTTCTATCGGCTTGCTTTGGTTTCCAAGTCTTCCGGTGTTTCTCTATGCTTTCTACGCCAATCTTGACTACGCAAAACTCTTCGTAGGTGGACTCCTTCCTGGCGTCTTACTGGTCTTGGTGGTGGCCGGCTGGGCCGCGAGCCAGGGATGGTTGCGCGGTGTGACTCGAACCCCGTTCGTTCTACGCGAGGCGATGGCAGCGATATGGGAAGCTAAGTGGGAACTACTGCTGCCAGTCGTTGTGTTGGTCGGAATCGGTTATGGCTATACCACGCTCGTAGAAGCAGCGGCCTTAACGGTTCTCTACACATTCGTAGTGGAGTGCTTTATCCAGCGCGGGTTATCAGTAAGGCGCGATCTCCCACGTATCTTTGTTGAATGCGCGACGCTTGTAGGCGGGTTCATGATCATTCTGAGCGTGGCGCTTGGATTCACAAACTTCCTGGTCATCGCACAGATTCCAATGATGGCACTGGAATGGGTGCAGACGCATATCGAGTCGCCGATGCTCTTTCTCCTTGCGTTGAACGGATTCCTGCTTTTGGTCGGGGCGCTAATCGATATCTATTCAGCGATCGTCATCGTGGTTCCGCTGATTGCTCCGATTGCAGTGGCCTACGGCATTGACCCGGTGCATCTCGCCATTATCTTTCTAGCAAATCTTGAGCTCGGCTATCTAACGCCGCCGATGGGGGCAAACCTCTTTCTGTCGTCATACAGGTTCGACAAGCCGCTAACGACGGTCTACCGGTCAGCGCTTCCGTATATGTTTCTGCTGTTGGTGACGGTATTGTTCATCACCTACGTACCGGCACTAACACTTTGGCTTGTTGGCGTGGTGTTTGGGAGTGGCTAA
- the dctP gene encoding TRAP transporter substrate-binding protein DctP, which translates to MRMFRSMRFVVGVFVAIAFLVIAVEAQRGLRIRIGTLVPDGSLWDETIHVMAQEWSRISDGAVRVQVFAGGVLGDEIEMVRKVRQGQLQAVALSSVGLSRIDESVACLQIPMLIESYEELDYVRERIAPTLEERIEAKGFKVLNWADGGWLHVFSKSAARTPDDLRSMKLFVSAGDPDSENLYKEFGFNAIPLSLVDLITSLQTGMLDAVPIVPLFAQIQELYRLTPHMLDVKLLPLVGGTVMSARAWNRLPAEHREGMLEASRRAGVQLRDEIRQMGDDSVTEMAKRGLIVNTPDVSMLSAWRNESERTYSSLRGDYCPGDIFDEVRRLRDEYRSAQ; encoded by the coding sequence ATGAGAATGTTTCGTTCGATGCGCTTTGTGGTTGGTGTATTCGTTGCCATCGCGTTTCTTGTGATAGCCGTAGAGGCCCAGCGGGGCCTTCGGATTCGAATCGGCACACTCGTGCCAGATGGCTCACTCTGGGACGAGACGATACATGTCATGGCTCAAGAGTGGTCCCGCATCTCTGATGGCGCGGTGCGTGTTCAGGTGTTTGCCGGTGGTGTGCTGGGTGACGAAATTGAGATGGTTCGTAAAGTGCGACAAGGTCAACTGCAGGCCGTGGCGCTTTCCTCGGTTGGCCTTTCACGTATCGACGAAAGTGTTGCGTGCTTACAGATTCCAATGTTGATTGAGTCGTATGAGGAACTCGACTACGTCCGTGAACGGATTGCGCCTACACTCGAGGAGCGGATTGAGGCCAAGGGATTCAAAGTTCTCAATTGGGCGGACGGTGGTTGGCTGCATGTGTTTAGTAAATCAGCTGCTCGTACACCGGATGACCTCAGAAGTATGAAGCTTTTTGTTTCAGCTGGCGATCCTGATTCTGAGAATCTCTACAAGGAGTTTGGATTTAATGCTATACCGCTTTCGCTGGTGGACCTCATCACGTCATTACAGACCGGGATGCTGGACGCCGTGCCCATTGTGCCTTTGTTTGCTCAAATACAGGAGTTATACAGGCTAACGCCCCATATGCTTGATGTGAAATTACTTCCTCTTGTTGGAGGCACGGTTATGAGTGCCCGCGCTTGGAACCGCCTGCCTGCTGAGCACCGGGAGGGTATGCTTGAGGCTTCACGGCGGGCCGGTGTTCAGTTACGTGATGAGATTCGCCAAATGGGTGATGATTCGGTCACTGAAATGGCTAAACGCGGACTTATCGTGAACACTCCTGACGTTTCAATGCTGAGCGCTTGGCGCAATGAGAGTGAGCGTACCTACTCGAGCCTGCGCGGTGACTACTGTCCAGGTGATATCTTCGATGAAGTCCGTCGCCTTCGTGACGAATACCGTTCTGCCCAGTAG
- a CDS encoding TRAP transporter TatT component family protein, with product MPRNLGSLLLIAVLLAPVLSGCSLKTYAINMVGDALAEGDSVYETDDDIEFVGDALPFGLKLTESLLNESPDHRGLLLTACRGFSLYAYAYVDYPSEVAMEKDIGLGRTMRTRARRLYQRALDYCLRGLSRDHRGFRSRLSTEPEDAVAMITPGHEERDLPLLYWTAASLGLAIAASPGSAAMLARLPEVEALLERALELDEGWDEGALHEFKVVVAGAVPGQPDYDEIRRHYDRALELSSGRRAGLHIAYAEAVSVPTQNAAEFREMMEVALSVDPDADPDNRLVNLIAQRRANWLLDRIEDLFLEPGS from the coding sequence ATGCCCAGAAACCTGGGTTCTTTACTACTCATCGCTGTGTTGCTTGCCCCGGTGCTCTCGGGATGCTCATTGAAGACGTATGCAATCAATATGGTTGGTGATGCGTTGGCGGAAGGCGATTCAGTTTACGAAACCGATGATGATATCGAGTTTGTTGGTGATGCGCTGCCCTTCGGTCTTAAGCTAACCGAAAGTCTTTTGAACGAGTCTCCCGACCACCGCGGGCTATTATTGACGGCTTGCCGCGGGTTTTCGCTCTATGCATACGCCTACGTTGATTATCCGTCTGAAGTAGCGATGGAGAAGGACATCGGCCTTGGGCGAACTATGCGAACTCGTGCACGACGACTGTATCAACGGGCGCTCGACTATTGTCTACGTGGTCTTTCGCGTGACCATCGAGGATTCCGCAGCAGGCTGTCTACCGAACCCGAGGACGCCGTTGCTATGATCACACCAGGGCATGAAGAGCGCGACCTGCCGCTGTTGTACTGGACGGCAGCCTCGCTGGGACTTGCGATTGCAGCGTCACCTGGTTCCGCCGCGATGCTGGCGCGACTGCCGGAGGTAGAGGCTCTCCTGGAACGTGCACTGGAGTTAGATGAAGGGTGGGATGAGGGAGCGCTCCATGAGTTCAAGGTCGTTGTTGCCGGCGCTGTTCCAGGGCAGCCTGACTATGACGAGATCCGTCGTCACTATGACCGCGCACTGGAGTTGTCTAGCGGTCGGCGTGCCGGGTTACACATTGCCTATGCTGAAGCAGTCTCAGTGCCGACCCAGAATGCTGCCGAGTTCCGTGAGATGATGGAAGTTGCGCTTTCGGTCGATCCCGACGCCGATCCGGATAACCGGCTCGTAAACTTGATTGCGCAGCGGCGGGCAAACTGGTTACTCGACCGCATTGAGGATCTTTTTTTGGAGCCAGGCTCCTAA